The Actinocatenispora sera genome has a window encoding:
- a CDS encoding vWA domain-containing protein: MGARSVEDDRPRDAVSGNDERPTDAGRDAARRQVLYWRLLSRVFGADEQPALETTSVQLVEELGLPPALTDPSVSLDTVVQRFPELAAEFDDLFRPAPAGERDTAAEVRRAALAGKLLLNVFATGSGNVSATQLAGWQSDAGWFERALGCEPGQLRGQPNGSELGWVLAGIEGDLVNRMRLREVLADPVLAKQLTPSMSLIEQLLRDKSNLSGVALANAKALIRRYVDEVAQVLRTQVEKTSAGTVDRSVPPKRVFRNLDIDRTIWQNLTNWNPDDERLYVDRLFYRHTARRTTPARMIVVVDQSGSMVDSMVNCTILASIFAGLPKVDVHLIAYDTRSLDLTPWVHDPFEVLLRTNLGGGNDGPVALAMAQPKIADPRNTVLVWISDFYEFDRSQPLFDGLQAAHRSGVRLIPVGSVTSSGRQEVNPRFRQKFKDLGTPVISGHIRKLVTELKNFLG, translated from the coding sequence ATGGGCGCGCGGTCGGTCGAGGACGATCGACCGAGGGATGCGGTGTCCGGCAACGACGAGCGCCCGACGGACGCCGGTCGCGATGCCGCGCGGCGCCAGGTGCTCTACTGGCGGCTGCTGTCGCGGGTGTTCGGCGCCGACGAGCAGCCCGCCCTGGAGACGACCAGCGTGCAACTGGTCGAGGAGCTCGGGCTGCCACCGGCGTTGACCGACCCGTCGGTGAGTCTCGACACCGTGGTGCAACGGTTCCCGGAGCTGGCTGCGGAGTTCGACGACCTGTTCCGACCCGCGCCGGCCGGGGAGCGCGACACCGCCGCCGAGGTGCGCCGGGCCGCTCTGGCCGGAAAGCTGCTGCTCAACGTGTTCGCCACCGGCAGCGGCAACGTCAGTGCCACCCAGCTCGCCGGCTGGCAGTCCGACGCGGGGTGGTTCGAACGCGCGCTCGGCTGCGAGCCGGGCCAGCTGCGCGGCCAGCCGAACGGCAGCGAGCTGGGCTGGGTGCTCGCCGGCATCGAGGGTGACCTGGTCAACCGGATGCGGCTGCGCGAGGTGCTCGCCGACCCGGTGCTGGCCAAGCAGCTGACGCCGAGCATGTCGCTGATCGAGCAGCTGCTGCGGGACAAGTCGAACCTGTCGGGCGTCGCGCTGGCCAACGCCAAGGCGCTGATCCGGCGGTACGTCGACGAGGTCGCGCAGGTGTTGCGCACCCAGGTGGAGAAGACCAGCGCCGGCACGGTCGACCGTTCGGTGCCGCCCAAGCGGGTGTTCCGCAACCTCGACATCGACCGCACCATCTGGCAGAACCTGACCAACTGGAACCCGGACGACGAGCGGCTCTACGTCGACCGGCTGTTCTACCGGCACACCGCGCGGCGCACCACCCCGGCGCGGATGATCGTGGTGGTCGACCAGTCCGGCTCGATGGTCGACTCGATGGTGAACTGCACGATTCTCGCGTCGATCTTCGCCGGGTTGCCGAAGGTCGACGTGCACCTGATCGCGTACGACACGCGCTCGCTCGACCTCACGCCGTGGGTGCACGACCCGTTCGAGGTGCTGCTGCGCACCAACCTGGGCGGCGGCAACGACGGGCCGGTCGCGCTGGCCATGGCCCAACCCAAGATCGCAGACCCGCGCAACACGGTGCTGGTGTGGATCTCCGACTTCTACGAGTTCGACCGGTCCCAACCGCTGTTCGACGGGCTGCAGGCGGCGCACCGCTCGGGAGTTCGGCTGATCCCGGTCGGCTCGGTGACCAGCTCCGGCCGGCAGGAGGTCAATCCGCGGTTCCGGCAGAAGTTCAAGGACCTTGGCACCCCGGTGATCTCGGGGCACATCCGCAAGCTCGTGACCGAACTCAAGAACTTCCTCGGCTAA
- a CDS encoding ATP-binding protein, translating to MTDDLLRAPAEVKYADELDWLESVDDGPKPFSWRLSPKMVRLFILGSERADGLEREIPQKWFGDRSFVERAIVTLASDRGLLLIGDPGTGKSWLAELLSAAICRNSTLVVQGTAGTTEDHIKYSWNVSMVIAKGQSRESMIASPIMTAMERGVIGRFEELTRSTSDVQDALISILSEKYVSIPELDDDNIVFAQPGFSIIATANSRDRGVNDLSSALKRRFNFVRIPVVTNRKSETEIVRFRTEELLRRHAIELDVPPSLLSILLQSFADLRAAAQSAASDDEKLESALSTAEQIGVLEDAILSSHFFGDRTLTAQRLASSLVGSLARRSPEDLAILNKYWHGVVEPRSQAEGGEWPAFLDGGRDTIATLS from the coding sequence GTGACCGACGACCTGCTGCGCGCGCCCGCCGAGGTCAAGTACGCCGACGAGCTGGACTGGCTGGAGTCGGTGGACGACGGGCCCAAGCCGTTCTCGTGGCGGCTGTCGCCCAAGATGGTGCGGCTGTTCATTCTCGGCTCCGAGCGCGCCGACGGGCTGGAGCGCGAGATACCGCAGAAGTGGTTCGGCGACCGCAGCTTCGTCGAGCGCGCGATCGTCACGCTCGCCTCCGACCGGGGCCTGCTGCTGATCGGCGACCCCGGCACCGGCAAGAGCTGGCTGGCCGAGCTGCTGTCGGCCGCGATCTGCCGCAACTCGACGCTGGTGGTGCAGGGCACCGCCGGTACCACCGAGGACCACATCAAGTACTCGTGGAACGTGTCGATGGTGATCGCGAAGGGGCAGTCGCGCGAGTCGATGATCGCGTCGCCGATCATGACCGCGATGGAACGCGGCGTGATCGGCCGGTTCGAGGAGCTGACCCGCTCCACCAGCGACGTGCAGGACGCGCTGATCTCGATCCTGTCCGAGAAGTACGTGTCGATCCCGGAGCTGGACGACGACAACATCGTGTTCGCCCAGCCCGGCTTCTCCATCATCGCCACCGCGAACAGCCGCGACCGTGGCGTGAACGACCTGTCGTCGGCGTTGAAGCGGCGGTTCAACTTCGTCCGCATCCCGGTGGTGACGAACAGGAAGAGCGAGACCGAGATCGTCCGGTTCCGCACCGAGGAGCTGCTGCGCCGGCACGCGATCGAGCTGGACGTGCCGCCGTCGCTGCTGTCGATCCTGCTGCAGAGTTTCGCCGACCTGCGCGCCGCGGCGCAGTCGGCGGCCAGCGACGACGAGAAGCTGGAGTCGGCGCTGTCCACCGCCGAGCAGATCGGCGTGCTGGAGGATGCGATCCTGTCCAGCCACTTCTTCGGCGACCGCACCCTGACCGCGCAGCGGCTCGCCTCCTCGCTGGTCGGTTCGCTGGCCCGGCGCAGCCCGGAGGACCTGGCGATCCTCAACAAGTACTGGCACGGGGTGGTCGAGCCGCGCAGCCAGGCCGAGGGCGGCGAGTGGCCGGCGTTTCTCGACGGTGGCCGTGACACCATCGCGACGCTGTCATGA
- a CDS encoding S1 family peptidase has translation MRKRIPAMAAGAAAMTTVLLAGPAAAMSGGQPVPAPDPAPWVATLALTGDGSLLQRAGCGAALIAPDRVVTAAHCVDQVDPSSQEVHVGARVLSTDPGETRRIAGVSVRPGYRIIPSPANPDDPNDSTAADDLALVLLDRPVTDIAPLPVADRRPNPGTQVSLFAHGTTGHAGADFRDDVLHRGDLTTLPAGDCTARTPGPVDTASVWCAQDTAGTGVTGCFQDSGSPLVAWTGDGARLVGLFSFGGETAGKTCGTPSAQYAADTTGLRRWLFAPRPSLEPYPASAPGVSGSATVGGTLHCTPPEWSRSRGGRPESIGYGWATVTWAGPFELPTPIEGAGTDTLALGADLAGEQVACVVTARNPAGAVTALSAPVPVAS, from the coding sequence ATGAGGAAACGAATTCCGGCCATGGCGGCCGGCGCGGCCGCGATGACGACGGTGTTGCTGGCTGGACCGGCGGCGGCGATGTCCGGCGGGCAACCGGTGCCGGCACCGGATCCGGCACCATGGGTCGCCACCCTTGCCCTGACCGGGGACGGGTCGTTGCTGCAGCGGGCCGGCTGCGGTGCCGCGCTGATCGCGCCGGACCGGGTGGTCACCGCCGCCCACTGCGTCGACCAGGTGGATCCCAGCAGCCAGGAGGTGCACGTCGGCGCGCGGGTGCTGTCGACCGACCCGGGGGAGACGCGCCGCATCGCCGGCGTCAGCGTGCGGCCCGGCTACCGGATCATCCCGTCGCCGGCCAACCCGGACGACCCGAACGACTCGACCGCCGCCGACGATCTCGCCCTGGTCCTGCTGGACCGCCCGGTCACCGACATCGCGCCGCTGCCGGTGGCCGACCGGCGGCCCAACCCCGGTACGCAGGTGTCGCTGTTCGCGCACGGCACCACCGGACATGCCGGCGCGGACTTCCGCGACGACGTGCTGCACCGCGGCGACCTGACCACGCTGCCCGCCGGAGACTGTACGGCGCGGACGCCCGGCCCGGTCGACACGGCGTCGGTGTGGTGCGCGCAGGACACCGCCGGTACCGGCGTCACCGGCTGCTTCCAGGACAGCGGCAGCCCGCTGGTGGCCTGGACCGGGGACGGAGCGCGGTTGGTGGGGCTGTTCAGCTTCGGCGGTGAGACCGCGGGCAAGACCTGCGGTACGCCGTCGGCACAGTACGCCGCGGACACGACCGGCCTGCGCCGGTGGCTGTTCGCACCGCGCCCGTCGCTCGAGCCGTACCCGGCGAGTGCGCCCGGCGTGAGCGGCTCGGCGACGGTGGGCGGCACGCTGCACTGCACGCCGCCGGAGTGGAGCCGGTCCCGGGGCGGCCGGCCCGAGTCGATCGGGTACGGCTGGGCGACGGTGACGTGGGCCGGCCCGTTCGAGCTGCCGACGCCGATCGAGGGTGCCGGCACCGACACCCTCGCCCTCGGCGCGGACCTGGCCGGGGAGCAGGTTGCCTGCGTGGTGACGGCCCGCAACCCGGCCGGCGCGGTGACCGCCCTGTCGGCGCCGGTGCCGGTCGCATCGTAG
- a CDS encoding SRPBCC family protein has protein sequence MIEVTASREVPVTAERAWAVVADYGHDPRWRRGVRTMAPQPPGPVAVGTTTAEVLRFAGRTYRSGGLVTEVDEGRNFAWRTTSGLVAHGSRTVRPLGARSARVTLRATVRPVGAQRLLAPLLRPLLARTLRGDLDRLAALLAADH, from the coding sequence GTGATCGAGGTGACGGCGTCCCGCGAGGTGCCGGTCACGGCGGAACGGGCCTGGGCGGTGGTGGCCGACTACGGCCACGACCCGCGATGGCGCCGTGGCGTGCGCACGATGGCGCCGCAGCCACCCGGCCCGGTCGCGGTCGGTACCACCACCGCGGAGGTGCTCCGGTTCGCCGGCCGCACGTACCGCAGCGGCGGGCTGGTCACCGAGGTCGACGAGGGGCGCAACTTCGCCTGGCGGACGACCTCGGGCCTGGTCGCGCACGGCAGTCGGACGGTGCGGCCGCTCGGCGCGCGGTCGGCGCGGGTGACGCTGCGCGCCACGGTACGGCCGGTGGGCGCGCAGCGGCTGCTGGCCCCGCTGTTGCGGCCGCTGCTCGCCCGGACGCTGCGCGGCGATCTCGATCGCCTGGCCGCCCTGCTGGCCGCCGATCACTGA
- a CDS encoding dihydrofolate reductase family protein, protein MRSISVTMFISLDGVVQGLGRPDEDTRGGFTHGGWGPRYTDEVMSRELAQGMARPGDMLFGRRTWEDFTAAWGRATDGNPFTAHMNAATKYVVSRSLPDANAWQNSILLRGEAVETVGALKEQPGTDLSINGSASLVRSLHAAGLIDRYTLLIHPLTLGSGMRLFDGPAPLTELELTGSVTTGTGVIIAHYARR, encoded by the coding sequence ATGCGTTCGATCAGCGTCACCATGTTCATCAGCCTGGACGGGGTCGTCCAGGGCCTCGGCCGGCCCGACGAGGACACCCGCGGCGGCTTCACCCACGGCGGCTGGGGCCCCCGGTACACCGACGAGGTGATGAGCCGGGAACTCGCCCAGGGCATGGCCAGGCCCGGCGACATGCTGTTCGGCCGCCGCACCTGGGAGGACTTCACCGCCGCGTGGGGGCGGGCGACCGACGGCAACCCGTTCACCGCGCACATGAACGCGGCGACCAAGTACGTGGTGTCCCGGTCGCTGCCCGACGCGAACGCCTGGCAGAACTCGATCCTGCTGCGCGGCGAGGCCGTCGAGACGGTCGGCGCGCTGAAGGAGCAGCCCGGCACCGACCTGAGCATCAACGGCAGCGCCTCGCTGGTCCGCAGCCTGCACGCGGCCGGCCTGATCGACCGCTACACCCTGCTGATCCACCCGCTCACGCTCGGCAGCGGCATGCGGCTGTTCGACGGTCCCGCGCCGCTCACCGAGCTCGAACTCACCGGCAGCGTCACCACCGGTACCGGCGTGATCATCGCGCACTACGCCCGGCGCTGA
- a CDS encoding GNAT family N-acetyltransferase — MLRGTKVSLRARHEADVAVLHAELYDDVAIRSRADTRPWRPAADTASPFAVSEPSADAARFSVVELASDELAGSALLWGIDPHNRRAHLGMSLRPGYRGRGLGTDVVRVLCRYGFETLGLQRLQVETLADNAGMLHAAERVGFVREGLLRRSLWVAGDFADEVLLGLLAAEYDPGRTPGSPPATEDPGEHR, encoded by the coding sequence ATGTTGCGAGGTACGAAGGTGAGCCTGCGCGCCCGGCACGAGGCCGACGTCGCCGTCCTGCACGCCGAGCTGTACGACGACGTCGCGATCCGATCCCGTGCCGACACCCGGCCCTGGCGCCCGGCCGCCGACACCGCCTCCCCGTTCGCGGTGTCCGAGCCCTCGGCGGACGCGGCCCGGTTCTCGGTCGTCGAACTGGCCAGCGACGAGCTCGCCGGTTCCGCCCTGCTGTGGGGCATCGACCCGCACAACCGCCGGGCGCACCTGGGCATGTCGCTGCGCCCGGGGTATCGCGGCCGGGGTCTCGGTACCGACGTGGTCCGGGTGCTGTGCCGGTACGGCTTCGAGACGCTCGGCCTGCAGCGGCTCCAGGTCGAGACGCTCGCCGACAACGCCGGGATGCTCCACGCCGCCGAGCGCGTCGGCTTCGTCCGGGAAGGGCTGCTCCGCCGGTCGCTGTGGGTGGCCGGCGACTTCGCCGACGAGGTACTGCTCGGCCTGCTCGCCGCCGAGTACGACCCCGGCCGAACTCCCGGCTCGCCGCCGGCCACCGAAGACCCCGGCGAGCACCGATGA
- a CDS encoding DNA polymerase ligase N-terminal domain-containing protein, giving the protein MREYRRRRDPTRTPEPMPTATPAGGHGDTFVIQQHDATSLHWDLRLERDGVLVSWAVPRGLPAEPGVNRLAVHTEDHPLEYSTFEGTIPAGEYGGGTMTIWDTGTYQTEEWRADKVTVALAGSRVQGRYTLFATDGKNWLIRRLDPPQDPDRAPMPREIEPMQPVRQAHPPREADRYAYEFDWGGKRAVAFVSGGRIRLHGADGTEIESPAGLPRAARRLGARPVVLDGELVTLAADRVFVGFDLLYDDGIDLTGWPQQQRWDRLDALPWWGGSCQLAPRFDDPAAVRATARERGLPGIVAKRRDAPYRPGATSAAWKRIPA; this is encoded by the coding sequence ATGCGGGAGTACCGGCGACGCCGCGACCCGACCCGTACGCCGGAGCCGATGCCCACCGCCACACCGGCCGGCGGCCACGGCGACACGTTCGTGATCCAGCAGCACGACGCCACCAGCCTGCACTGGGACCTGCGGTTGGAGCGCGACGGCGTGCTGGTGTCCTGGGCGGTGCCGCGCGGCCTGCCGGCCGAGCCGGGGGTCAACCGGCTCGCCGTGCACACCGAGGACCACCCGCTGGAGTACTCGACGTTCGAGGGCACGATCCCGGCCGGCGAGTACGGCGGCGGCACGATGACGATCTGGGACACGGGGACGTACCAGACCGAGGAGTGGCGCGCCGACAAGGTCACCGTGGCGCTGGCCGGCAGCCGGGTGCAGGGCCGGTACACGCTGTTCGCCACCGACGGCAAGAACTGGCTGATCCGCCGGCTCGACCCGCCGCAGGATCCGGACCGAGCGCCGATGCCGCGCGAGATCGAGCCGATGCAGCCGGTCCGGCAGGCCCACCCGCCGCGCGAGGCGGACCGGTACGCCTACGAGTTCGACTGGGGCGGCAAGCGGGCGGTCGCGTTCGTGTCGGGAGGGCGGATCCGGCTGCACGGCGCGGACGGTACCGAGATCGAGTCGCCGGCCGGCCTGCCCCGCGCCGCCCGGCGGCTGGGCGCGCGACCGGTGGTACTCGACGGGGAGCTGGTCACGCTCGCGGCCGACCGGGTGTTCGTCGGCTTCGACCTGCTGTACGACGACGGGATCGACCTGACCGGGTGGCCGCAGCAGCAGCGGTGGGACCGGCTCGACGCGCTGCCCTGGTGGGGCGGCAGTTGCCAGCTCGCGCCCCGGTTCGACGACCCCGCCGCGGTTCGCGCGACGGCCCGGGAACGCGGCCTGCCCGGCATCGTCGCCAAGCGCCGCGACGCCCCGTACCGACCCGGCGCGACCTCGGCGGCCTGGAAGCGCATCCCTGCCTAG
- a CDS encoding NF041680 family putative transposase, whose protein sequence is MISVPQPYRRVVGGQLSRFRRDFYACLTSRADGLFEACDALLCVDGPVRSLPELSLAGVHRRGHGGLYGALAAGRIDSDRLRQAMLGCTLPRAGDGRIVLAVDVTCWLRPEAHTSPGRMMCHTYGRGKDQHIGVPGWPWSVVVALETGRSSWTAPLDAVRLAPGEDAAAVTAYQLRRVVTGLIEAGHWDAGDPEILIVADAGYDGPRLSFVLADLPVRVLVRMRSDRVLRRAALSDRRHTVGRPCRHGSEFVFGQTATWGEPDVQISTDTRHYGPARIRAWDRLHPRLTHRTAWAAHTGDLPVLEGTVIRLDVERLPSGAIPKPVWLWHSATDLDPGQVDLAWQAFLRRFDIEHTFRMLKQTLGWTCPKLRDPAAAERWTWLVLAAYTQLRLARNVAADLRRPWEKPLPPQRVTPARLRRGFRYLHPRLPPLAAAPKLCRPGPGRPAGHPNQRPAARHDVHTASRPDRPKPHRHKPKKPSATPRPRRTG, encoded by the coding sequence GTGATCAGTGTGCCTCAACCATATCGTCGGGTCGTCGGCGGGCAGTTGAGCCGGTTCCGGCGGGACTTTTATGCGTGTTTGACGTCCCGGGCCGATGGCCTGTTCGAGGCGTGTGACGCCTTGTTGTGTGTCGATGGGCCGGTGCGGTCGTTGCCGGAGTTGTCGCTGGCCGGAGTCCACCGCCGTGGTCACGGTGGTCTGTATGGCGCGCTGGCGGCTGGCCGTATCGACTCCGATCGGTTGCGGCAAGCGATGTTGGGGTGCACGTTGCCGCGGGCGGGTGATGGGCGGATCGTGCTGGCGGTGGACGTGACGTGTTGGTTGCGGCCCGAGGCACATACCAGTCCCGGCCGGATGATGTGTCATACCTACGGTCGTGGCAAGGATCAGCACATCGGGGTGCCGGGCTGGCCGTGGTCGGTGGTGGTGGCGTTGGAGACCGGACGGTCGTCATGGACCGCGCCGTTGGACGCGGTCCGGTTGGCTCCGGGTGAGGACGCGGCGGCCGTGACCGCTTACCAGCTACGGCGGGTCGTGACCGGCCTGATCGAGGCAGGGCATTGGGATGCCGGTGATCCGGAGATCCTGATCGTGGCCGACGCCGGCTACGACGGTCCCCGCCTGTCGTTCGTGCTGGCCGATCTGCCGGTGCGGGTGCTGGTGCGGATGCGTTCCGACCGGGTCCTACGCCGAGCGGCTCTGTCTGATCGTCGGCATACGGTGGGCCGGCCGTGCCGGCACGGCAGCGAGTTCGTGTTCGGCCAGACGGCAACCTGGGGCGAGCCCGATGTCCAGATCTCCACCGACACCAGGCATTACGGGCCGGCGCGTATCCGTGCTTGGGACCGTCTGCATCCGCGGTTGACGCACCGCACCGCCTGGGCCGCGCATACCGGCGATCTGCCGGTGCTGGAAGGCACCGTCATCCGCCTCGACGTCGAGAGGCTGCCCTCGGGCGCGATCCCGAAACCGGTGTGGCTGTGGCATTCGGCCACCGACCTGGACCCTGGGCAGGTCGACCTGGCATGGCAGGCGTTCCTGCGCCGCTTCGACATCGAGCACACCTTCCGCATGCTCAAACAGACCCTGGGCTGGACCTGCCCGAAACTACGCGACCCGGCCGCGGCCGAACGCTGGACATGGCTGGTGCTGGCCGCCTACACCCAACTACGCCTCGCACGAAACGTCGCGGCGGACCTGCGTCGGCCGTGGGAGAAACCCCTCCCGCCACAGCGGGTGACCCCGGCACGCCTCCGGCGAGGGTTTCGATACCTGCACCCGCGGCTGCCTCCTCTAGCGGCTGCGCCGAAACTCTGCCGGCCCGGGCCAGGACGCCCAGCCGGGCACCCCAACCAACGGCCAGCCGCCCGCCATGACGTGCACACGGCGTCCAGACCGGACCGACCCAAACCGCATCGCCACAAACCTAAGAAGCCGTCGGCCACGCCACGACCCCGACGAACAGGTTAA
- a CDS encoding SAM-dependent methyltransferase — protein MSGQGSDWTPDGVDDSRPNAARMYDYFLGGAHNFEPDRQLADTLLSIAPEIRDIARANRAFLQRAVRWLAAAGIDQFLDLGSGIPTAGNVHEIAQRLDPNSRVVYVDTEPVAVSHSKLLLADAPHVAVLQADLLDPAAVFTSPEVTGLLDLDRPIAILLVSVLHFFGDEQRPGALVADYLARTAPGSYLAISHVTPNEHSEQVRTLYQHTTDRLYPRSKAEIAALLDGFPLVPPGLVRLGDWHPDTIVAGAEADRAASYAAIAERR, from the coding sequence ATGAGCGGACAGGGCTCCGACTGGACGCCGGACGGGGTGGACGACTCCCGCCCGAACGCGGCCCGGATGTACGACTACTTCCTCGGCGGGGCGCACAACTTCGAACCGGACCGGCAACTGGCGGACACGCTGCTGAGCATCGCGCCGGAGATCCGCGACATCGCCCGGGCCAACCGGGCGTTCCTGCAGCGTGCGGTGCGGTGGCTGGCGGCGGCCGGGATCGACCAGTTCCTCGATCTCGGCTCCGGGATCCCGACCGCCGGCAACGTGCACGAGATCGCCCAGCGGCTCGACCCGAACAGCCGGGTGGTGTACGTGGACACCGAGCCGGTCGCGGTCTCGCACAGCAAGCTGTTGCTGGCCGATGCCCCGCACGTCGCGGTGCTGCAGGCGGACCTGCTCGACCCGGCCGCGGTGTTCACCTCGCCGGAGGTGACCGGGCTGCTCGACCTCGACCGGCCGATCGCGATCCTGCTCGTCTCGGTGCTGCACTTCTTCGGCGACGAGCAGCGACCCGGTGCGCTCGTCGCCGACTACCTGGCCCGTACCGCGCCGGGCTCGTACCTGGCCATCTCGCACGTGACGCCGAACGAGCACAGCGAGCAGGTCCGGACGCTCTACCAGCACACCACCGATCGGCTGTACCCGCGTTCGAAGGCGGAGATCGCGGCGCTGCTGGACGGGTTCCCGCTGGTACCGCCGGGACTGGTGCGGCTGGGCGACTGGCACCCCGACACGATCGTGGCCGGCGCCGAGGCCGACCGGGCCGCCTCGTATGCGGCGATCGCCGAGCGCCGCTGA
- a CDS encoding AfsR/SARP family transcriptional regulator → MAELEFRVLGPVQAWRAGQPVPLGGNRVLTLLAGLLLSPNEVVSWHRLAEWVWGDQPPSHPRSALHNGISRVRQLLGRSVIQTQGSGYQLVTDAAHHDLLLFDQLTTAAADAELRGATEAAVDLLSEALALWRPPLLGNLDASALYRHTIDHLTDRYLDAHEERARLCLRLGRHAELIVELSDLVRANPFRETLAGQLMLALFRSGRRADALMVYQQLRQVLRDELGVDPGTTIRDLHSEILRTESAVPAREPGPPMPVHCTSGSTPVAQVPPRQLPAPSGRLIGRDPQLAALDDWLAAGDSTLAAVVGPAGAGKTALALWWANRIRGRFPDGQLYLDLGGYGDAPPLRVEDSLAILLGALGVPTDAVPTEIRSAGALLRSMLAERQVLVVLDNARDSDQIRPLLPGGGSTAATVVTSRKQLRGLVARDGAHRVEVAELEADAAAELLCAAAGLSPGSLTPQVTTDLVQRCAGLPLALRIIGERIARTGVAMPGEPTTVSGLDVLSTHEGTDTDLAAVLDWSYRALDAKTAAAYRQLGRYPGTELRVEDAPAVFGGSADVASRMLDTLAAMYLVQQRGAGRYEWNDLIRRHAARCADLA, encoded by the coding sequence GTGGCAGAGCTGGAATTCAGGGTTCTCGGACCGGTCCAGGCCTGGCGTGCCGGCCAGCCGGTACCCCTGGGCGGCAACCGTGTCCTGACGCTGCTCGCCGGGCTTCTGTTGTCGCCCAACGAGGTCGTCTCCTGGCACCGGCTTGCGGAGTGGGTGTGGGGCGACCAGCCACCGAGTCATCCCCGCTCCGCGCTGCACAACGGCATCTCACGGGTCCGCCAGCTGCTCGGCCGCTCCGTCATCCAGACCCAGGGTTCCGGGTATCAGCTGGTTACCGACGCGGCGCATCACGACCTGTTGCTGTTTGACCAGCTCACCACCGCCGCCGCGGACGCGGAACTGCGTGGCGCCACGGAGGCCGCGGTGGACCTGCTGAGCGAGGCGCTCGCCCTGTGGCGCCCGCCACTGCTCGGCAACCTCGACGCGTCGGCGCTGTACCGGCACACGATCGACCACCTCACCGACCGGTACCTGGATGCCCACGAAGAACGGGCCCGACTCTGCCTGCGGCTCGGTCGCCACGCCGAGCTCATCGTCGAACTGTCGGATCTGGTGCGCGCCAACCCGTTCCGCGAGACCCTGGCCGGCCAGTTGATGCTCGCGCTGTTCCGCAGCGGTCGGCGGGCCGACGCGCTCATGGTCTACCAGCAGCTGCGGCAGGTGCTGCGCGACGAGCTGGGCGTCGATCCTGGCACCACGATTCGCGATCTGCACTCGGAGATCCTGCGCACCGAATCGGCCGTACCAGCCCGGGAGCCGGGTCCGCCGATGCCGGTGCACTGCACCTCCGGTTCGACGCCGGTCGCGCAGGTTCCACCGCGCCAGCTGCCCGCGCCGAGCGGTCGGCTGATCGGGCGGGACCCTCAACTGGCGGCGCTCGACGACTGGTTGGCGGCCGGGGACAGCACCCTGGCAGCCGTGGTCGGTCCGGCGGGCGCTGGCAAGACGGCGCTTGCGCTCTGGTGGGCCAACAGGATCCGGGGCCGGTTCCCGGACGGACAGCTCTACCTCGATCTCGGCGGTTACGGTGACGCACCGCCCCTGCGGGTGGAGGACTCGCTCGCCATCCTGCTCGGCGCACTGGGTGTACCGACCGACGCGGTACCGACCGAGATCCGGTCGGCCGGGGCCCTGCTGCGCAGCATGCTCGCCGAGCGCCAGGTCCTCGTCGTCCTCGACAACGCCCGCGACAGCGACCAGATCCGACCGTTGCTGCCCGGCGGCGGGTCCACCGCCGCCACCGTGGTCACCAGCCGCAAGCAGCTGCGCGGTCTGGTCGCCCGGGACGGCGCGCACCGCGTCGAGGTGGCCGAGCTGGAGGCGGACGCGGCTGCCGAGTTGCTGTGCGCCGCCGCAGGTCTCTCCCCTGGATCACTAACCCCGCAGGTCACAACCGATCTCGTGCAACGGTGCGCCGGGCTGCCGCTGGCACTGCGCATCATCGGTGAACGAATCGCCCGTACCGGGGTCGCCATGCCGGGCGAGCCAACGACGGTGAGCGGCCTCGACGTGCTGTCGACGCACGAAGGCACCGACACCGATCTCGCCGCCGTCCTGGACTGGTCGTACCGGGCGCTCGACGCGAAGACCGCCGCCGCGTACCGGCAGCTGGGCCGCTACCCGGGCACCGAACTGCGGGTCGAGGATGCGCCAGCGGTGTTCGGTGGGTCAGCGGACGTTGCGTCCCGGATGCTCGACACGCTGGCGGCGATGTACCTGGTCCAGCAGCGCGGCGCGGGCCGCTACGAGTGGAACGATCTGATCCGACGACACGCCGCCCGCTGCGCCGACCTCGCCTGA